From Glycine max cultivar Williams 82 chromosome 11, Glycine_max_v4.0, whole genome shotgun sequence, the proteins below share one genomic window:
- the LOC100805413 gene encoding non-classical arabinogalactan protein 30, which yields MAGRYFSILSLLLLLVAFSCTEANADVPKTTEKKIEVVVEATVYCQSCDHFGTWSLIGAKPIPSAKVSVTCKSHNGHVSYYKVFETDKDGYLYAPLEGFKMQHYILDHPLHSCYVKPVWSPLESCSLLSNVNYGLNGAPLRYENKKLHGSKYEAVIYAAGPLAFRPSECSQTHH from the coding sequence ATGGCTGGTAGGTACTTCAGTATCCTTTCTCTGTTGCTTCTTCTGGTGGCATTCTCTTGCACAGAAGCCAATGCAGATGTTCCAAAAACaacagagaagaaaatagaggtggtggtggaagccACTGTCTACTGCCAGAGCTGTGACCACTTTGGAACATGGTCTTTGATTGGAGCCAAGCCTATTCCTTCAGCCAAAGTGAGTGTTACCTGCAAAAGCCACAATGGTCATGTGAGCTACTATAAGGTCTTTGAGACAGACAAAGATGGTTACCTTTATGCACCACTTGAAGGGTTCAAGATGCAGCATTATATACTTGATCACCCCCTCCACTCTTGCTACGTGAAGCCTGTTTGGTCTCCTCTTGAAAGTTGCAGCCTTCTCTCCAATGTCAATTATGGTCTCAATGGTGCTCCACTTCGTTATGAGAACAAGAAATTGCATGGAAGCAAGTATGAGGCTGTCATATATGCTGCTGGTCCCTTGGCTTTCCGTCCCTCTGAATGCTCACAGACTCACCACTAA
- the LOC100806627 gene encoding probable inactive serine/threonine-protein kinase bub1, with translation MANVDELLSSLISDIHTYTGKDPLLPWLRAIRKVKDTLPPKTLKEKLPAFLQKCAHTFELDRRYRNDMRYLRIWLHLMDFVDDPKTLLRTMEVNHIGTKRCEFYQAYALYYEKSKKYDEAEKMYHLGVKNLAEPVDKLQKSYEQFLQRMERKNNKRIQHQEAKGARRPLSTKSFPSLDNKTEGSKSNGACCVEGGVQKGPRIDNYAAKGVADDKNVKTKKDERKRFHGDDTVVVKFVDTAMVGKSEAEDACHHGLVDPTINMKEAMNAINSMFREPLETVPLGRKSHKNHPKEDPSTKNEFEVFVDENMDHGIKPSGSLSLQNRTEASQPHPEPLQIYVDDEENSETSDVNVNLFEGSSTSSASQPNGFVFLRPKDIPSEKSSDMDADIGRNSKFREDTVVCRFVGSAILDEPEVENVCHHGLVDPTINLKEAMDDINNMFGKPIDFVRRRRTTTKQEKAPQSNRGNDFGGFSILVDDEHPVQQVPQPPPPKLQEKSKESDLFEPTMLTKEAIDDINKMFNMPLDF, from the exons ATGGCGAACGTGGATGAACTCTTATCTTCCTTAATCTCAGACATCCATACCTACACCGGCAAGGACCCTCTTCTTCCCTGGCTTCG CGCGATCCGAAAGGTGAAGGACACGCTTCCACCCAAAACCCTAAAGGAAAAACTACCCGCGTTCTTGCAGAAATGCGCACATACCTTCGAGCTCGATCGACGTTACAGAAACGACATGCGCTATCTTCGGATTTGGCTCCATCTG ATGGATTTCGTGGATGATCCAAAAACGCTTTTGAGAACCATGGAGGTTAATCACATTGGGACAAAACGTTGTGAATTCTACCAAGCGTATGCGCTTTACTACGAGAAGAGCAAGAAGTACGATGAGGCAGAGAAAATGTACCATCTGGGAGTGAAGAA CCTTGCAGAGCCTGTAGATAAATTGCAGAAATCATATGAACAATTTCTTCAACGGATGGAGCGAAAAAACAATAAGAGAATTCAG CATCAGGAAGCAAAAGGTGCCAGGAGGCCTCTGTCTACAAAAAGCTTCCCTTCTCTTGACAACAAGACTGAGGGAAGCAAAAGCAATGGAGCATGCTGTGTTGAGGGTGGTGTGCAAAAGGGACCCCGAATTGATAATTATGCAGCTAAAGGTGTAGCTGATGATAAAAACGTAAAGACCAAGAAGGATGAGCGCAAGAGATTTCATGGAGACGATACAGTTGTAGTCAAGTTTGTTGACACTGCCATGGTTGGAAAGTCTGAAGCAGAAGACGCATGCCATCATGGATTAGTGGATCCTACAATAAATATGAAGGAGGCCATGAATGCCATTAACAGCATGTTCCGGGAACCGTTAGAGACTGTTCCATTAGGCAGGAAATCACATAAAAACCATCCAAAAGAAGATCCTAGTACGAAGAACGAATTTGAGGTTTTTGTTGATGAAAACATGGATCATGGAATCAAACCATCAGGTTCCTTGTCACTTCAAAACAGGACTGAAGCTAGCCAACCTCACCCAGAACCGCTCCAGATATACGTTGATGATGAAGAAAATTCCGAGACCAGTGATGTGAATGTGAATCTGTTTGAAGGTAGTAGTACTTCATCGGCTTCACAACCAAATGGTTTTGTTTTTCTACGCCCCAAGGATATTCCTTCTGAAAAATCTAGTGATATGGATGCTGACATCGGTCGTAATTCAAAGTTCAGAGAGGATACAGTCGTTTGCAGATTTGTTGGTTCTGCCATTTTGGATGAACCAGAGGTGGAAAATGTTTGCCACCACGGTTTAGTAGACCCCACCATCAACTTGAAGGAAGCTATGGATGACATAAATAACATGTTTGGGAAGCCAATAGATTTTGTTAGGAGAAGAAGAACCACCACCAAGCAAGAGAAAGCCCCCCAGAGCAATAGGGGAAATGACTTTGGTGGGTTTTCAATCCTTGTTGATGATGAGCACCCGGTGCAACAAGTTccacaaccaccaccaccaaaatTGCAAGAAAAATCCAAGGAATCTGATTTGTTTGAGCCAACTATGCTCACAAAGGAAGCCATAGACGATATAAACAAGATGTTTAACATGCCTCTGGATTTTTAG
- the LOC100807688 gene encoding uncharacterized protein At5g39865 gives MWLPWRIRTTASRSNRSQSCTISCSSFKDIQSILESEPEPPSLFRRLIVSPSLIRSFSSPRAASSAVQPPPDSDRTAVVVYYTSLRVVRRTFDDCRAVRSILRGFAVAIDERDVSVDERFREELQRILVRRSVPLPSVFVAGVYIGGADEVRKLYENGELHELIRRLPKSQRNMCDLCGGLRFVVCDECDGSHKVFGEKSGGFRSCSSCNSNGLIRCPACFVVKPRHTK, from the coding sequence ATGTGGCTACCATGGCGTATCCGAACCACAGCTTCGCGTTCAAACCGATCCCAATCCTGCACCATCTCCTGCTCTTCCTTCAAAGACATCCAATCCATACTCGAATCCGAACCTGAACCTCCCTCTCTATTCCGCCGCCTAATCGTCTCTCCCTCCCTCATCCGCTCCTTTAGCAGCCCCCGCGCCGCCTCCTCCGCCGTCCAACCGCCTCCGGACTCCGACCGTACCGCCGTCGTCGTCTACTACACTAGCCTCCGCGTCGTCCGCCGCACCTTCGACGACTGCCGCGCCGTCCGATCTATCCTCCGCGGCTTCGCCGTCGCGATCGACGAGCGCGACGTCAGCGTCGACGAGCGCTTCCGCGAGGAACTGCAGCGGATCCTCGTCCGCCGCAGCGTGCCGCTGCCGAGCGTCTTCGTCGCCGGCGTGTACATCGGCGGTGCCGACGAGGTGAGGAAGCTCTACGAGAACGGCGAGTTGCACGAGTTGATCAGACGGTTGCCGAAGTCACAGAGGAACATGTGTGATTTGTGCGGAGGGCTGAGATTCGTGGTCTGCGACGAGTGCGATGGAAGCCACAAAGTGTTCGGAGAGAAGAGTGGCGGATTCAGGAGCTGTTCGTCTTGCAATTCCAACGGTTTGATTAGGTGTCCTGCATGTTTCGTGGTGAAGCCGCGACACACCAAATAA
- the LOC100807163 gene encoding probable inactive receptor-like protein kinase At3g56050 has product MSKNWKSSCFRDPGGVLFLLVLCLLFQNFSLCCSLNEEGKALLKFKQGIVNDPFDALSNWVNDEVEVNPCNWFGVECSDGRVVVLNLKDLCLEGNLVPELANLVHIKSIILRNNSFHGIIPQGIAHLNEMEVLDLGYNNFSGPLPTDLGNNIPLTILLLDNNDHLCGFSPEINELKMVSEYQVDENQLSSAEKVPIRSIKRHAGQNNGVRKLLQVRTREGGSPFNRVFPDSPAPFPSAPSPAPATPPVVQKPAPVDRNNSASPSPLPEPRSAPLSKSSSSKNHLVVILAGVMGGVVFLLISIIGLYLCKTNKVATVKPWATGLSGQLQKAFVTGVPKLKRSELEAACEDFSNVIGTSSIGTVYKGTLSSGVEIAVASVAATSSKDWSKTLEAQFRNKIDTLSKVNHKNFVNLLGHCEEDEPFTRMVVFEYAPNGTLFEHLHIKESEHLDWGTRLRVAMGMAYCLQHMHQLEPPLVLSNLNSSGVQLTDDYAAKISDLSFLNEIASAVIKSPARKNTDMTPASNIYSFGVILFEMVTGRLPYSVDNDGSLDDWASHYLQGDQPLKEMVDPTLASFQEEQLEQVDALIKSCVHPDQKQRPTMKEVCVRLREITKITPDAAVPKLSPLWWAELEIASVDAS; this is encoded by the exons ATGAGCAAAAACTGGAAATCTAGCTGCTTTCGGGATCCTGGGGGAGTTCTGTTCCTTCTTGTGTTGTGTTTGTTGTTTCAGAACTTTAGTTTGTGCTGCTCTTTGAATGAAGAAG GTAAAGCTCTTTTGAAGTTCAAACAGGGAATAGTAAACGACCCTTTTGATGCTTTGTCCAATTGGGTTAATGATGAAGTGGAAGTTAACCCGTGTAATTGGTTTGGAGTTGAGTGCTCTGATGGAAGAGTAGTGGTCTT GAATTTGAAAGACCTTTGTCTCGAAGGAAATCTGGTACCTGAGCTTGCAAACCTTGTTCACATAAAGTCCAT AATTTTGCGGAACAATTCTTTTCATGGAATCATCCCCCAAGGAATTGCACACTTGAATGAAATGGAGGTTTTGGATTTGGGCTACAACAACTTTAGTGGACCGCTACCTACAGATCTTGGGAATAATATTCCGCTGACAATCCT TTTGCTGGACAACAATGATCATCTTTGTGGTTTCTCTCCCGAAATTAATGAATTGAAGATGGTTTCTGAATATCAAGTAGATGAAAACCAACTAAGTAGTGCAGAAAAGGTGCCAATAAGATCCATCAAACG CCATGCTGGCCAAAATAATGGTGTTCGGAAGCTACTGCAAGTTCGTACTCGTGAAGGTGGAAGTCCTTTTAATCGGGTTTTTCCTGATAGTCCTGCTCCATTTCCTTCAGCTCCCTCACCTGCCCCAGCAACGCCACCAGTGGTTCAGAAGCCAGCTCCCGTTGACCGAAATAATTCTGCTTCTCCTTCTCCCCTGCCTGAACCACGCTCTGCACCGCTATCTAAAAGTAGCTCATCAAAGAACCATCTAGTTGTTATTTTGGCTGGAGTTATGGGTGGTGTTGTATTTCTTCTCATTTCAATCATTGGCCTATATCTCTGTAAAACAAACAAGGTAGCTACTGTAAAACCTTGGGCAACAGGATTAAGTGGACAGCTTCAGAAGGCATTTGTAACAG GTGTGCCAAAGCTAAAGAGATCAGAGCTTGAAGCAGCATGTGAAGATTTTAGTAATGTAATTGGCACTTCATCCATTGGTACAGTTTACAAAGGGACTTTATCTAGTGGTGTCGAAATTGCTGTGGCATCTGTTGCAGCGACATCATCCAAAGATTGGTCAAAGACTCTAGAAGCCCAATTTAGGAACAAG ATAGATACATTATCAAAAGTGAACCACAAGAATTTTGTAAATCTTCTTGGACATTGTGAAGAAGATGAGCCTTTCACCAGAATGGTGGTTTTTGAGTATGCCCCAAATGGAACACTCTTTGAGCATTTACACA TAAAAGAATCTGAGCACTTGGATTGGGGAACAAGACTTAGAGTTGCCATGGGCATGGCCTACTGCCTACAACATATGCACCAGTTGGAGCCTCCTTTGGTCCTTAGCAACCTGAATTCTTCAGGTGTCCAACTCACTGATGATTATGCTGCCAAAATCTCTGATTTGAGTTTCTTAAATGAAATAGCTTCAGCTGTGATAAAATCTCCTGCTAGAAAAAACACTGATATGACACCGGCAAGTAACATATACAGCTTTGGTGTTATATTATTTGAGATGGTAACTGGCAGACTCCCTTATTCAGTGGACAATGATGGCTCACTTGATGACTGGGCTTCACACTATTTACAAGGGGATCAGCCCCTCAAAGAAATGGTGGATCCAACTCTAGCATCCTTCCAAGAAGAACAGCTCGAACAAGTCGATGCTTTGATTAAATCTTGTGTCCATCCTGATCAAAAGCAAAGACCAACAATGAAAGAAGTTTGTGTGAGATTAAGAGAGATAACAAAAATAACACCTGATGCAGCTGTTCCAAAGCTTTCTCCACTTTGGTGGGCAGAGCTTGAGATTGCTTCTGTAGATGCAAGCTGA